The proteins below come from a single Burkholderia humptydooensis genomic window:
- a CDS encoding class I SAM-dependent methyltransferase, with amino-acid sequence MKHHDRVADAFGTTASAYLTSAVHASGADLDTLAAEIGATPGARVLDLGCGAGHASFAAARGGAQEVIAYDLAPQMLATVEAAARERGLADVRIEQGAAERLPFADASFDWIVSRMSAHHWHDVPRALGEARRVLKPGGRVLFVDIAGADHPLVDTHLQTVELLRDASHVRDYRADEWLAFFAQAGFVARVRERWRLPIGFDGWVARMRTPDVRANAIRALWADAPDEVRAYFDVQPDGSFELDAVMIDAR; translated from the coding sequence ATGAAGCATCACGATCGAGTCGCCGACGCGTTCGGCACGACCGCCTCCGCCTATTTGACGAGCGCCGTCCATGCGAGCGGCGCGGATCTCGACACGCTTGCCGCCGAGATCGGCGCGACGCCCGGCGCGCGCGTGCTGGATCTCGGCTGCGGCGCGGGCCATGCGAGCTTTGCCGCCGCGCGCGGCGGCGCGCAGGAGGTGATCGCTTACGACCTCGCGCCGCAGATGCTCGCGACGGTCGAGGCGGCGGCGCGCGAGCGCGGCCTCGCGGACGTGCGAATCGAGCAGGGCGCGGCCGAGCGGCTGCCGTTCGCCGATGCGTCGTTCGACTGGATCGTGAGCCGGATGAGCGCGCACCACTGGCACGACGTGCCGCGCGCGCTCGGCGAGGCGCGCCGCGTGCTGAAGCCGGGCGGCCGCGTGCTGTTCGTCGACATCGCGGGCGCCGATCATCCGCTCGTCGACACGCATCTGCAGACGGTCGAGTTGTTGCGCGACGCGTCGCACGTGCGCGATTACCGCGCGGACGAATGGCTCGCATTCTTCGCGCAGGCGGGCTTCGTCGCGCGGGTGCGCGAGCGCTGGCGCCTGCCGATCGGGTTCGACGGCTGGGTCGCGCGGATGAGGACGCCCGACGTGCGCGCGAACGCGATCCGCGCGCTGTGGGCGGACGCGCCCGACGAGGTGCGCGCGTATTTCGACGTGCAGCCGGACGGCTCATTCGAGCTCGACGCGGTGATGATCGACGCGCGTTGA
- a CDS encoding helix-turn-helix transcriptional regulator, which translates to MSRPSAPPPSLDSTPARALGEFIRAHRERLSPQALGLPPGPRRRTPGLRREEVAQLCGVSPTWYTWIEQGREVSASADALARIAVALRLSRAERAYLFELAAQRDPAEPEFAASDVPDTLVAAVKLIATPAYVLDRQWNALAWNDAAAALFTGWLDGERGERNLLRFTFTSPAARALIVDWETRARRLVAEFRADTIRHLNDAPTRALIDSLLADSEAFAHYWASQDVGEREGGERAFDHPREGRAVYQQMTLKPAHREDLKLVLLVREDV; encoded by the coding sequence ATGAGCCGCCCGTCCGCCCCGCCGCCGTCCCTCGATTCCACGCCCGCCCGCGCGCTCGGCGAGTTCATCCGCGCGCACCGCGAGCGGCTGTCGCCGCAGGCGCTCGGCCTGCCGCCCGGCCCGCGGCGCAGGACGCCCGGGCTGCGCCGCGAGGAAGTCGCGCAGCTCTGCGGCGTGAGTCCGACCTGGTACACGTGGATCGAGCAGGGCCGCGAAGTGTCGGCATCGGCCGACGCGCTCGCGCGCATCGCGGTCGCGCTGCGGCTGTCGCGCGCCGAGCGTGCATATCTGTTCGAGCTCGCCGCGCAGCGCGACCCGGCCGAGCCCGAATTCGCGGCGAGCGACGTGCCGGACACGCTCGTCGCCGCCGTGAAGCTGATCGCGACGCCCGCGTACGTGCTCGACCGTCAATGGAACGCGCTCGCGTGGAACGACGCGGCCGCCGCGCTCTTCACCGGCTGGCTCGACGGCGAGCGCGGCGAGCGCAACCTGCTGCGCTTCACGTTCACGTCGCCCGCGGCGCGCGCGCTGATCGTCGATTGGGAAACGCGTGCGCGGCGGCTCGTCGCCGAATTCCGCGCGGACACGATCCGCCATCTGAACGACGCGCCCACCCGCGCGCTGATCGATTCGCTGCTCGCCGACAGCGAGGCGTTCGCGCATTACTGGGCGTCGCAGGACGTGGGCGAGCGCGAAGGCGGCGAACGCGCGTTCGACCATCCGCGCGAGGGCCGCGCCGTCTATCAGCAAATGACGCTCAAGCCCGCGCACCGCGAGGACCTGAAGCTCGTCCTGCTGGTTCGGGAGGACGTCTGA
- the argH gene encoding argininosuccinate lyase: MTSQLHKKGEAWSARFSEPMSELVKRYTSSVFFDKRLALVDIAGSLAHAGMLAAQKIISADDLAAIERGMAQIRGEIERGEFEWQLDLEDVHLNIEARLTALIGDAGKRLHTGRSRNDQVATDIRLWLRGEIDRIGGLLTDLRGALIDLAEKNADTILPGFTHLQVAQPVTFGHHLLAYVEMFSRDAERMRDCRARVNRLPLGAAALAGTSYPIDRHAVAKTLGFEGICANSLDAVSDRDFAIEFTAAAALVMTHVSRFSEELVLWMSPRVGFIDIADRFCTGSSIMPQKKNPDVPELARGKTGRVNGHLMALLTLMKGQPLAYNKDNQEDKEPLFDTVDTVADTLRIFAEMAAGITVKPDAMRSAAQQGFSTATDLADYLVKRGLPFRDAHEAVAHAVKICDARGIDLADLTLDEMKQELPNVAHLIGDDVFGYLTLEGSVASRNHPGGTAPDQVRAAAKAARAALGK; encoded by the coding sequence ATGACGTCCCAACTGCACAAAAAGGGCGAGGCCTGGTCGGCCCGCTTTTCGGAACCGATGTCCGAGCTCGTCAAGCGCTATACGTCGTCGGTCTTCTTCGACAAGCGGCTCGCGCTCGTCGACATCGCCGGCTCGCTCGCGCACGCGGGCATGCTCGCCGCGCAGAAGATCATCAGCGCCGACGACCTCGCCGCGATCGAGCGCGGGATGGCGCAGATCAGGGGCGAGATCGAGCGCGGCGAATTCGAGTGGCAGCTCGATCTCGAAGATGTGCACCTGAACATCGAGGCGCGCCTGACCGCGCTCATCGGCGACGCGGGCAAGCGCCTGCACACGGGCCGCTCGCGCAACGATCAGGTCGCGACCGACATCCGCCTGTGGCTGCGCGGCGAGATCGACCGCATCGGCGGCCTCTTGACCGACCTGCGCGGCGCGCTGATCGATCTCGCCGAAAAGAACGCGGACACGATCCTGCCGGGCTTCACGCACCTGCAGGTCGCGCAGCCCGTCACGTTCGGCCATCACCTGCTCGCCTATGTCGAGATGTTCTCGCGCGACGCCGAGCGCATGCGCGACTGCCGCGCGCGCGTGAACCGCCTGCCGCTCGGCGCGGCGGCGCTCGCGGGCACGAGCTATCCGATCGACCGCCACGCGGTGGCGAAAACGCTCGGCTTCGAGGGCATCTGCGCGAACTCGCTCGACGCGGTGTCCGACCGCGACTTCGCGATCGAATTCACGGCCGCGGCCGCGCTCGTGATGACGCATGTATCGCGCTTCTCGGAAGAGCTCGTGCTGTGGATGAGCCCGCGCGTCGGCTTCATCGACATCGCCGACCGCTTCTGCACCGGCAGCTCGATCATGCCGCAGAAGAAGAACCCGGACGTGCCCGAGCTCGCGCGCGGCAAGACGGGCCGCGTGAACGGCCACCTGATGGCGCTCCTCACGCTGATGAAGGGCCAGCCGCTCGCGTACAACAAGGACAATCAGGAAGACAAGGAGCCGCTGTTCGACACGGTCGACACCGTCGCCGACACGCTGCGGATCTTCGCGGAGATGGCCGCGGGCATCACCGTGAAGCCGGATGCGATGCGCTCGGCCGCGCAGCAGGGCTTCTCGACGGCGACCGACCTCGCCGACTATCTGGTGAAGCGCGGGCTGCCGTTCCGCGACGCGCACGAAGCGGTCGCGCACGCGGTGAAGATCTGCGATGCGCGCGGCATCGACCTCGCGGACCTGACGCTCGACGAAATGAAGCAGGAACTGCCGAACGTCGCGCATCTGATCGGCGACGACGTGTTCGGCTACCTGACGCTCGAAGGCTCGGTCGCGAGCCGCAACCACCCGGGCGGCACCGCGCCGGACCAGGTGCGCGCGGCGGCGAAGGCCGCGCGCGCGGCGCTCGGCAAGTAA
- a CDS encoding HAD family hydrolase codes for MFIAAIFDMDGLLVDSERTIMNAWIDVAYAHGAALSAADYLQIVGRSFREGQTILAGLLGDDTFHAVSAQVRARLAAPQPHPKFPLKAGARALLAALAGAGVPCAVASSSARDVIRTRLHAVGVLGHFAAIAGGDEVARGKPDPAVYRLAAERLNVPAHACVAFEDSDFGALAATRAGASVVTVPDLKAPTPEIVALSLRVLDSLDDAVALVPAWFGPRAARLA; via the coding sequence ATGTTCATAGCGGCAATCTTCGACATGGACGGCCTGCTCGTCGATTCCGAGCGGACCATCATGAACGCGTGGATCGACGTCGCGTATGCGCACGGCGCCGCGCTGTCGGCCGCCGATTATCTGCAGATCGTCGGCCGCTCGTTCCGCGAAGGCCAGACGATTCTCGCCGGCCTGCTCGGCGACGACACGTTCCACGCGGTGTCCGCGCAGGTGCGCGCGCGGCTCGCGGCGCCGCAGCCGCATCCGAAATTTCCGCTGAAGGCGGGCGCGCGCGCGTTGCTGGCCGCGCTCGCCGGCGCGGGCGTGCCGTGCGCGGTCGCATCGTCGTCCGCGCGCGACGTGATCCGCACGCGGCTTCACGCGGTCGGCGTGCTCGGGCATTTCGCCGCGATCGCGGGCGGCGACGAAGTGGCGCGCGGCAAGCCCGATCCGGCCGTCTACCGGCTCGCTGCCGAGCGGCTGAACGTGCCCGCGCACGCGTGCGTCGCGTTCGAGGACAGCGATTTCGGCGCGCTCGCCGCGACGCGCGCGGGCGCGTCCGTCGTCACCGTGCCCGATCTGAAGGCGCCGACGCCCGAGATCGTCGCGCTGAGCCTGCGCGTGCTCGATTCGCTCGACGATGCGGTCGCGCTCGTGCCGGCGTGGTTCGGCCCGCGCGCCGCGCGGCTCGCGTGA
- a CDS encoding lysozyme inhibitor LprI family protein, producing the protein MTQVRKTLVRFAAAALAGWLAAAGAARAEVAAADPIDVAMRQCLARRDRSSTAGQIQCMDEARQQWQGEADAAYQRLVKTAPADARRGWQESQRRWLAWRKDEAHLVRAVYETTQGTMYAMASADMRLQPVRDRALALRGAAERYAQPGGGKGAVHRVRPCMRDAACEHALFDMNRYYEKLRARMPVDSLPTLVAAQREWAAFRDATTPLVGEGERVDLIGARVATLKRFSETVNNR; encoded by the coding sequence ATGACGCAAGTCCGCAAGACGCTCGTGCGCTTCGCCGCCGCCGCGCTCGCCGGATGGCTCGCGGCGGCGGGCGCGGCGCGCGCCGAGGTCGCGGCGGCCGATCCGATCGACGTCGCGATGCGCCAATGTCTCGCGCGGCGCGACCGCTCGTCGACGGCGGGCCAGATCCAGTGCATGGACGAGGCGCGGCAGCAGTGGCAGGGCGAGGCCGACGCCGCGTACCAGCGGCTCGTGAAGACCGCGCCCGCCGACGCGCGGCGCGGCTGGCAGGAGAGCCAGCGCCGCTGGCTCGCGTGGCGCAAGGACGAGGCGCATCTCGTGCGCGCGGTCTACGAGACGACGCAGGGGACGATGTACGCGATGGCGAGCGCCGACATGCGGCTGCAGCCGGTGCGCGACCGCGCGCTCGCGCTGCGCGGCGCGGCCGAACGCTACGCGCAGCCGGGCGGCGGCAAGGGCGCCGTGCATCGGGTGCGGCCGTGCATGCGCGATGCGGCGTGCGAGCACGCGCTCTTCGACATGAACCGCTATTACGAGAAATTGCGCGCGCGGATGCCCGTCGATTCGCTGCCGACGCTCGTCGCCGCGCAGCGCGAGTGGGCGGCGTTCCGCGACGCGACGACGCCGCTCGTCGGCGAGGGCGAGCGCGTCGATCTGATCGGCGCGCGCGTTGCGACGCTCAAGCGCTTCTCCGAGACCGTCAACAATCGCTGA